From the genome of Pseudomonas sp. AB6, one region includes:
- the purD gene encoding phosphoribosylamine--glycine ligase has protein sequence MNVLIIGAGGREHALAWKVAQDPRVVKVFVAPGNAGTATEAKCENVDIDVLALAELANFAEKNVSLTIVGPEVPLVAGVVDLFRSRGLDCFGPTAAAAQLEGSKAFTKDFLARHKIPTADYQNFTEVEPALAYLQKVGAPIVIKADGLAAGKGVIVAMTLAEAEDAVRDMLAGNAFGEAGSRVVIEEFLDGEEASFIVMVDGKNVLPMATSQDHKRVGDADTGPNTGGMGAYSPAPVVTADVHQRVMDSVIWPTVRGMAEEGNIYTGFLYAGLMIDKAGNPKVIEFNCRFGDPETQPVMLRLQSSLVLLIEAALAKALDKVEAQWDPRPSLGVVLAAGGYPGDYVKGAAIKGLDVVAGMTGKVFHAGTTLQDGQVVTSGGRVLCATALGDTVGAAQEQAYRLAAEISWDGCFYRKDIGYRAIARERGEDLE, from the coding sequence TTGAACGTTCTAATCATTGGCGCCGGTGGACGTGAACACGCGCTGGCGTGGAAAGTCGCGCAGGACCCACGTGTTGTGAAAGTTTTCGTCGCACCGGGCAATGCCGGGACCGCGACAGAGGCCAAATGCGAAAACGTCGATATCGACGTACTTGCCCTCGCTGAGCTGGCAAATTTTGCAGAAAAAAATGTATCCCTGACTATCGTCGGCCCTGAAGTGCCACTAGTGGCAGGCGTGGTCGATCTATTCCGCTCTCGTGGCCTGGATTGCTTTGGCCCCACCGCTGCTGCTGCGCAGCTGGAAGGTTCGAAAGCTTTTACCAAAGACTTCCTGGCGCGCCACAAGATTCCGACAGCTGATTACCAGAACTTCACCGAAGTCGAGCCCGCATTGGCGTACTTGCAGAAAGTCGGCGCTCCTATCGTGATCAAAGCCGACGGCCTCGCTGCGGGCAAAGGCGTGATTGTCGCCATGACCCTGGCTGAAGCTGAAGACGCTGTACGCGATATGCTCGCAGGCAACGCGTTTGGCGAAGCAGGTTCGCGGGTGGTGATTGAAGAGTTTCTTGATGGCGAAGAAGCCAGCTTCATTGTCATGGTCGACGGTAAGAACGTTTTGCCTATGGCCACCAGCCAAGACCACAAACGTGTCGGCGACGCCGACACTGGCCCCAATACCGGAGGCATGGGCGCCTACTCCCCAGCTCCGGTAGTGACCGCCGACGTTCACCAGCGCGTCATGGATTCGGTGATATGGCCGACTGTCCGCGGGATGGCCGAGGAAGGGAACATTTACACCGGCTTCCTCTATGCTGGTTTGATGATCGATAAGGCTGGAAATCCGAAGGTCATTGAATTCAACTGCCGTTTCGGCGATCCAGAAACCCAGCCAGTGATGTTGCGCTTGCAGTCTAGCCTGGTGTTGTTGATCGAAGCCGCGCTAGCCAAGGCTTTGGATAAAGTTGAAGCGCAGTGGGATCCTCGTCCAAGTCTGGGCGTCGTGCTGGCCGCTGGCGGTTATCCAGGTGATTACGTTAAAGGCGCTGCGATCAAAGGCTTGGATGTCGTAGCGGGTATGACCGGCAAAGTATTCCATGCCGGAACAACGTTGCAGGATGGCCAGGTAGTAACGTCAGGCGGGCGTGTCCTGTGTGCGACAGCACTGGGCGACACCGTGGGCGCCGCGCAGGAACAGGCTTACAGACTGGCGGCTGAAATTAGTTGGGACGGTTGTTTCTATCGCAAGGACATTGGCTATCGGGCCATTGCTCGCGAGCGTGGTGAAGATCTGGAATAA
- the purH gene encoding bifunctional phosphoribosylaminoimidazolecarboxamide formyltransferase/IMP cyclohydrolase, translating to MTDQTTRLPIRRALISVSDKTGIVDFARELGALGVEILSTGGTFKLLQENGIAAVEVADYTGFAEMMDGRVKTLHPKVHGGILGRRGIDDAIMAEHGIKPIDLVAVNLYPFEATIAKPGCDLPTAIENIDIGGPTMVRSAAKNHKDVAIVVNASDYSHVLESLKAGGLTYAQRFDLMLKAFEHTAAYDGMIANYLGSIDQTTETLSTQGRSAFPRTFNSQFIKAQEMRYGENPHQSAAFYVEAHPAEVGIATATQLQGKELSYNNVADTDAALECVKSFVKPACVIVKHANPCGVAVSPDDEGGIRQAYELAYATDSESAFGGIIAFNRELDAKTAQAIVERQFVEVIIAPSVTAEAQAIIATKINVRLLISGQWATERSPAWDFKRVNGGLLVQSRDIGMIGSDDLKVVTQRAPSEQEIHDLIFAWKVAKYVKSNAIVYAKNRQTIGVGAGQMSRVNSARIAAIKAEHAGLSVQGAVMASDAFFPFRDGIDNAAKVGITAVIQPGGSMRDNEVIAAADEAGIAMVFTGMRHFRH from the coding sequence ATGACCGACCAGACTACCCGCCTGCCGATCCGCCGTGCGCTGATCAGCGTCTCCGATAAGACCGGCATCGTCGATTTCGCCCGTGAACTCGGAGCCTTGGGCGTCGAGATTCTCTCCACAGGCGGCACGTTTAAACTGCTGCAAGAGAACGGCATTGCGGCGGTCGAAGTCGCGGACTACACCGGCTTCGCAGAAATGATGGACGGCCGGGTCAAGACCCTGCACCCGAAAGTCCACGGTGGCATCCTTGGTCGCCGTGGCATCGACGACGCCATCATGGCCGAGCATGGGATCAAGCCAATCGACCTGGTCGCGGTCAACCTTTACCCTTTTGAAGCAACGATTGCCAAACCAGGGTGCGACCTCCCAACCGCCATCGAAAACATCGATATCGGCGGCCCAACCATGGTTCGCTCGGCAGCAAAAAACCACAAAGACGTAGCGATAGTGGTCAATGCCAGCGACTACTCCCACGTTCTGGAAAGCCTCAAGGCTGGTGGCCTGACGTACGCCCAACGATTTGACCTGATGCTCAAGGCGTTTGAACACACCGCCGCTTACGACGGCATGATCGCGAACTATTTGGGCAGCATAGATCAGACCACCGAAACCCTCAGTACCCAAGGCCGCAGCGCATTCCCGCGGACCTTCAATAGCCAATTCATCAAGGCTCAGGAAATGCGCTACGGCGAGAACCCGCATCAAAGCGCGGCGTTCTATGTAGAAGCCCATCCTGCCGAGGTCGGCATTGCCACCGCCACCCAGTTGCAAGGCAAAGAATTGTCGTACAACAACGTGGCGGACACCGATGCGGCACTGGAATGCGTAAAAAGCTTCGTCAAGCCGGCCTGCGTCATTGTCAAACATGCCAACCCTTGTGGCGTGGCAGTGAGCCCGGATGACGAAGGCGGCATTCGTCAGGCCTACGAGTTGGCCTACGCTACCGATAGCGAGTCAGCATTTGGCGGCATCATAGCCTTCAACCGTGAACTTGACGCCAAGACCGCTCAGGCCATCGTCGAGCGCCAGTTTGTTGAAGTGATTATCGCGCCGAGCGTTACTGCTGAAGCCCAAGCCATTATTGCCACGAAGATCAATGTTCGCTTGCTGATTAGCGGTCAATGGGCGACCGAGCGCAGCCCAGCCTGGGATTTCAAGCGCGTTAACGGCGGCTTGCTGGTTCAGAGCCGTGACATCGGCATGATTGGCAGCGACGACCTGAAAGTCGTCACCCAACGTGCCCCGAGCGAACAGGAAATTCATGACCTGATCTTCGCGTGGAAAGTCGCCAAGTATGTGAAGTCCAACGCCATCGTCTACGCAAAAAATCGCCAGACTATCGGCGTCGGCGCGGGCCAGATGAGCCGCGTCAACTCCGCGCGCATCGCCGCAATCAAAGCTGAGCACGCAGGTTTGTCAGTGCAAGGCGCTGTTATGGCATCGGACGCGTTCTTCCCGTTCCGCGACGGTATCGACAATGCAGCCAAGGTTGGAATTACCGCTGTCATCCAACCAGGCGGCTCGATGCGTGACAACGAAGTGATCGCTGCAGCCGATGAAGCAGGCATCGCCATGGTCTTCACCGGCATGCGTCACTTCAGGCACTGA
- the fis gene encoding DNA-binding transcriptional regulator Fis, with protein MTMMTENLVSGTTPVSENVNLKQHLNTPSEEGQTLRGSVEKALHNYFAHLEGAAVTDVYNLVLSEVEAPLLECVMNYVKGNQTKASELLGLNRGTLRKKLKQYDLL; from the coding sequence ATGACGATGATGACCGAGAATTTAGTGAGTGGAACAACACCCGTGAGCGAAAACGTAAATTTGAAACAGCACCTCAACACGCCCAGCGAGGAGGGTCAGACCCTGCGTGGCAGTGTCGAGAAAGCGCTGCATAATTATTTCGCCCACCTTGAAGGCGCTGCCGTCACGGATGTGTACAACCTCGTGCTGTCGGAGGTCGAGGCGCCGCTGCTCGAATGTGTGATGAACTACGTCAAGGGAAACCAGACCAAAGCCTCTGAATTACTGGGCCTTAATCGCGGCACCTTGCGCAAAAAACTCAAGCAGTACGATCTGCTGTAA
- the dusB gene encoding tRNA dihydrouridine synthase DusB, producing the protein MSALRIGPYTLQNGLILAPMAGVTDQPFRQLCRQLGAGLVVSEMVTSDMSLWNSRKSRLRMIHEGDPEPRSVQIAGGDPQMLANAARANVELGAQIIDINMGCPAKKVCNKAAGSALLKDEQLVTEILQAVVAAVDVPVTLKIRTGWDRLNKNGLTVAKIAEQAGIVALAVHGRTRADLYTGEAEYDTIAEIKQAVSIPVFANGDIDSPAKARYVLHATGADGLLIGRAAQGRPWIFREIEHYLRTGEILPALQVSEVERILLEHLAALHIFYGDVLGVRIARKHVGWYLATLPGAREFRARFNRLEDTETQCADVREFFSERYESPETGDEKEVAA; encoded by the coding sequence ATGTCGGCGCTACGCATCGGCCCTTATACATTGCAAAACGGCTTGATTCTTGCCCCGATGGCTGGAGTTACTGACCAGCCCTTTCGCCAGCTTTGCCGCCAACTCGGCGCGGGGCTAGTGGTATCGGAAATGGTGACCAGCGACATGAGCCTGTGGAACAGTCGCAAATCGCGCCTGCGCATGATCCATGAAGGTGATCCTGAACCCCGTTCGGTCCAGATCGCCGGTGGGGACCCGCAAATGCTGGCAAACGCAGCACGCGCCAATGTTGAACTGGGCGCACAGATCATCGACATCAACATGGGTTGCCCGGCAAAAAAAGTTTGCAACAAGGCCGCAGGTTCCGCGTTATTGAAAGACGAACAACTGGTCACCGAGATCCTGCAAGCCGTGGTGGCGGCAGTTGATGTACCGGTCACCTTGAAGATACGCACCGGCTGGGACCGGTTGAACAAAAACGGCCTGACCGTAGCCAAGATCGCCGAACAAGCCGGGATTGTGGCATTGGCCGTGCACGGCCGAACCCGTGCTGATCTATACACCGGCGAAGCCGAGTACGACACCATTGCCGAGATCAAGCAGGCGGTGTCGATCCCAGTGTTTGCCAATGGTGACATTGATTCACCGGCCAAAGCCCGGTATGTGCTGCACGCCACCGGGGCAGACGGATTATTGATTGGCAGAGCCGCCCAAGGGCGGCCCTGGATTTTTCGCGAGATAGAACACTACCTGCGTACCGGCGAAATATTGCCCGCGTTACAGGTGAGTGAAGTGGAACGCATCCTGCTTGAGCACTTGGCTGCGCTGCACATTTTCTATGGCGATGTGTTGGGTGTGCGAATTGCACGCAAGCATGTCGGCTGGTATCTCGCAACCCTGCCGGGCGCCAGGGAGTTTCGTGCCCGTTTCAATCGTTTGGAAGATACGGAAACACAGTGCGCCGACGTTCGTGAGTTCTTCAGCGAGCGTTATGAGAGCCCGGAAACAGGGGACGAAAAAGAGGTGGCCGCATGA
- a CDS encoding DUF3426 domain-containing protein translates to MTDSFVTQCPHCQTSFRVSHAQLSVARGVVRCGACLQVFNAAKQLLGQRAGKLVEESQTPSPAPPTTPRALPPVIALDEKPTEQPVERPSDTPIKEWKTPSHDFASLDLDNLDLDEALAKLEQREIQLPETFGQADHSRKGDSAMSAHRDNTEGESEQYASLLNDDAADRDPERESAVDTSHEAKLTHEPSTRNERTEPSLSYAPGDSEHEPKPLNAVPGNSGTITHHGEAVYDESGERFSAVDDEELQPLNEPPQRPGPRLKRSRTEPGLHENVLRNKPILDLTDDPLQLDWQKPKPRWGRRFAWGLLILLAVAALAGQYVWYHFDEMARQDQYRPWFQLACPQVGCNVPSKVNIDLLKSSNLIVRSHPDFKGALVVDAIIYNRASFSQPFPLLELRFADPNGQLIASRRFKPSEYLSGEMAGKAEMPPQTPIHIALDILDPGTKAVNYSLSFRSPE, encoded by the coding sequence ATGACCGACAGTTTTGTAACCCAGTGCCCGCACTGCCAGACCAGTTTCCGCGTGAGCCATGCTCAATTGAGCGTGGCCCGTGGCGTCGTCCGGTGCGGAGCGTGCCTGCAAGTTTTCAACGCTGCGAAACAGCTGCTCGGACAGCGTGCTGGCAAACTGGTCGAAGAGAGTCAGACCCCCTCTCCTGCGCCACCGACGACACCCAGGGCGCTGCCACCCGTTATTGCGCTTGACGAAAAGCCGACCGAGCAACCGGTTGAACGGCCATCCGATACACCCATCAAAGAGTGGAAGACTCCGTCGCACGATTTCGCCAGCCTTGACCTGGATAACCTTGATCTCGACGAAGCATTGGCCAAGCTTGAACAGCGAGAAATCCAGCTTCCGGAAACCTTTGGTCAAGCCGATCATTCCCGCAAGGGTGATTCAGCGATGAGCGCTCATCGCGACAACACAGAAGGCGAGAGTGAACAATACGCCAGCTTGCTAAACGATGACGCCGCCGACCGCGACCCTGAGCGGGAGTCGGCGGTGGATACCTCACACGAGGCGAAACTTACCCACGAGCCCTCTACACGTAACGAGCGCACCGAACCGTCGTTGTCCTACGCGCCCGGTGATTCGGAACACGAACCCAAGCCTCTCAATGCGGTGCCTGGAAATTCCGGGACCATCACTCACCACGGGGAAGCCGTTTACGATGAGTCGGGCGAGCGATTTTCGGCTGTTGATGACGAAGAGCTTCAACCGCTGAACGAACCGCCTCAGCGTCCTGGGCCTCGACTCAAGCGCAGTCGCACCGAGCCTGGCCTGCATGAAAATGTGCTGCGCAACAAACCTATCCTCGACCTCACGGATGACCCATTGCAGCTCGACTGGCAAAAACCCAAGCCTCGCTGGGGTCGTCGCTTTGCCTGGGGACTTCTGATTCTGCTGGCTGTCGCAGCGTTGGCCGGACAATACGTTTGGTATCACTTCGACGAGATGGCGCGACAGGATCAATACCGCCCCTGGTTTCAACTCGCCTGCCCTCAAGTCGGCTGCAACGTGCCATCCAAGGTGAACATAGACCTGCTCAAGAGCAGCAACTTGATCGTACGCAGCCATCCTGACTTCAAAGGTGCGCTGGTAGTCGATGCAATCATCTATAACCGAGCGTCGTTTTCACAGCCCTTCCCATTATTGGAACTGCGTTTTGCCGACCCCAATGGTCAGCTCATTGCCAGTCGTCGGTTTAAGCCAAGCGAATACTTGAGTGGCGAAATGGCGGGCAAGGCTGAAATGCCACCACAGACACCCATTCATATCGCGTTGGACATCCTTGATCCCGGTACCAAAGCCGTCAATTACAGCCTAAGCTTTCGATCACCTGAGTAG
- the prmA gene encoding 50S ribosomal protein L11 methyltransferase, whose amino-acid sequence MPWLQVRLAISPEQAETYEDAFLEVGAVSVTFMDAEDQPIFEPELNTTPLWSHTHLLALFEADTDADQVLAHLQLLTGVELPEHMSEVIEDQDWERSWMDNFQPMRFGQRLWIVPSWHVAPEPDAVNLLLDPGLAFGTGTHPTTALCLEWLDDQDLKDCDVLDFGCGSGILAIAALLLGAKQAVGTDIDFQALDASRDNAGRNHIAPERFTLFLPEDLPQEKADVLVANILAGPLVSLAPTLASLVKAGGRLALSGILAEQGKEVAAAYAETFALDPIADRDGWVRITGRRR is encoded by the coding sequence ATGCCTTGGCTGCAAGTCCGTCTCGCCATCAGCCCAGAACAAGCCGAAACCTACGAAGACGCTTTTCTTGAAGTGGGCGCCGTTTCCGTCACGTTCATGGATGCCGAAGATCAGCCAATTTTCGAACCTGAGCTGAACACCACGCCGTTGTGGTCACACACCCATTTGCTGGCGCTGTTCGAAGCCGATACCGACGCCGATCAAGTGCTGGCCCACCTGCAACTGCTCACCGGCGTCGAGCTGCCGGAGCACATGAGCGAAGTCATCGAAGACCAAGACTGGGAACGCAGCTGGATGGACAATTTCCAGCCAATGCGTTTCGGTCAGCGCCTGTGGATTGTGCCAAGCTGGCACGTCGCGCCGGAGCCTGACGCGGTAAATTTGCTACTTGATCCAGGCTTGGCCTTCGGCACCGGCACTCATCCAACGACGGCGCTGTGCCTTGAATGGCTCGACGATCAGGATCTTAAAGACTGCGACGTATTGGACTTCGGCTGTGGCTCGGGAATTTTAGCCATCGCTGCCCTGCTGCTGGGGGCGAAACAAGCGGTCGGTACCGACATCGACTTCCAGGCGCTGGATGCATCGCGAGATAACGCCGGGCGCAACCACATAGCACCCGAACGCTTTACGCTGTTCCTGCCCGAAGACCTGCCTCAAGAAAAAGCGGACGTACTGGTGGCCAACATCCTCGCCGGTCCACTGGTGTCATTGGCACCAACGCTCGCCAGTCTGGTCAAAGCTGGTGGCCGCCTTGCGTTGTCCGGGATTCTCGCTGAACAGGGCAAGGAAGTGGCCGCCGCTTACGCCGAAACGTTTGCCCTTGACCCGATTGCTGACCGTGATGGCTGGGTTCGCATCACTGGCCGTCGCCGTTAA